The following are encoded in a window of Nocardioides houyundeii genomic DNA:
- a CDS encoding type VII secretion protein EccB, protein MATKKELVEAYQFSRRRLVTAFLSGAPGGREVEPTKPTKSLVGGVALAVLLCAGGGVAGFLGGRPDSNWKSEGSFIISKDTGDQYVVLSGGDDAAIQRVPNFISGQLLLGTAEPEVFSVKDKYIRSVALGSDLGIESAPAGLPPGDALIQTGWTACTAEGRGVKINVAAQPDVTERSGGAFVVRTGGRLTWLIAQSPGGPAYRFELPANPTAQSTLLDALGFGASSLAPEVSDEWLNLFPLGPALTRQAFGVADTGRAATYPGLRTDLTGFLVGDLVQTPEGGYYLLGDDSPQRLSEFPALVYSALVAPPKELSSALSANFDPPDHPVEWPSLRPTPVTDGEMCGLLQEDDGASFVVLADQPGEDASAESLRPGSKDVDVEPSGGAYVLSGSDLTTDSGSPFVVDAKGAKYALVGPSVAEFIGYGEVDAPVVPDSWMSFFSDGVELSVNAARRLPEDASDDAAVQ, encoded by the coding sequence GTGGCCACGAAGAAGGAGCTCGTCGAGGCCTACCAGTTCAGCCGGCGCCGGCTGGTCACCGCCTTCCTCAGTGGCGCCCCGGGCGGGCGCGAGGTCGAGCCGACGAAGCCCACCAAGAGCCTGGTCGGCGGGGTCGCGCTGGCCGTGCTGCTGTGCGCCGGCGGCGGAGTGGCCGGGTTCCTGGGCGGGCGTCCGGACTCCAACTGGAAGTCCGAGGGCAGCTTCATCATCTCCAAGGACACCGGCGACCAGTACGTCGTGCTCAGCGGCGGTGACGACGCCGCGATCCAGCGCGTCCCCAACTTCATCTCCGGCCAGCTGCTCCTGGGCACCGCCGAGCCCGAGGTCTTCTCGGTCAAGGACAAGTACATCCGCTCGGTCGCGCTCGGCTCCGACCTCGGGATCGAGAGCGCGCCGGCCGGGCTGCCCCCCGGGGACGCCTTGATCCAGACCGGCTGGACCGCCTGCACCGCCGAGGGGCGCGGGGTGAAGATCAACGTCGCTGCCCAGCCGGACGTCACCGAGCGCAGCGGCGGAGCGTTCGTGGTGCGCACCGGCGGCCGGCTCACCTGGCTGATCGCCCAGAGCCCCGGCGGCCCGGCGTACCGGTTCGAGCTGCCCGCCAACCCGACCGCGCAGTCGACGCTGCTCGACGCCCTGGGGTTCGGGGCCAGCTCCCTGGCGCCCGAGGTCAGCGACGAGTGGCTCAACCTCTTCCCGCTGGGCCCGGCGCTGACCCGGCAGGCCTTCGGCGTCGCCGATACCGGCCGGGCGGCGACCTACCCCGGCCTGCGCACCGACCTCACCGGGTTCCTCGTCGGCGACCTGGTGCAGACCCCCGAGGGCGGCTACTACCTGCTCGGGGACGACTCCCCGCAGCGCCTGAGCGAGTTCCCCGCGCTGGTCTACTCAGCCCTGGTGGCACCCCCCAAGGAGCTCTCCTCCGCGCTCTCGGCCAACTTCGACCCGCCCGACCACCCGGTCGAGTGGCCGAGCCTGCGCCCGACGCCGGTGACGGACGGCGAGATGTGCGGCCTGCTCCAGGAGGATGACGGCGCCAGCTTCGTGGTGCTGGCAGACCAGCCCGGCGAGGACGCCAGCGCCGAGAGCCTGCGGCCGGGCAGCAAGGACGTGGACGTGGAGCCCTCGGGTGGCGCCTACGTCCTCTCCGGCTCGGACCTGACCACGGACTCCGGGTCGCCGTTCGTGGTGGACGCCAAGGGCGCCAAGTACGCCCTCGTCGGGCCCTCGGTCGCCGAGTTCATCGGCTACGGCGAGGTGGACGCCCCCGTGGTCCCGGACTCGTGGATGAGCTTCTTCTCCGACGGTGTCGAGCTCTCGGTCAACGCGGCGCGGCGGCTGCCCGAGGACGCCAGCGACGACGCGGCGGTCCAGTGA
- the eccD gene encoding type VII secretion integral membrane protein EccD: MSQTAASTSGLVRVTVTSGSRRVDLVLPSAVPVAELVPELARSVGLLDASTVYGGYRLVTQDGRQLSNDAGLSIQGVEDGGVLAVAAGYRDEPQRVYDDVVEAMADVVEHELSPWEPTAGRRTALWAASLLLVLGAVALLMQGDTLLGGVAAAVIAGLMVTGAVVLARAQDEPQAAVTVALLACVYAAVAGLVLAPDDLGSWQWPLPDGLLGLPLVCAGIAVLATGAVAAVGLDEGRVLIIPAVVLGALVAAAGTVIMLLDADPAVVMTVMLTVVVVLGNVFPWLALGATGTKVEQIYTLADVTADPDEIDRDRVAADARVAHEILLAVAATVGALLVLVAPLAVGLGVSGTLLVVMSSVAVMLRTRQYRTGSEVLAGLVSGIAGLVAVAVSVLFLHSDWRAASAIVLAVVGAVLLVMTLAPPSASVRRGRIGDVVESVALLSLLPLLVLAVGLFERIRG; the protein is encoded by the coding sequence ATGAGCCAGACGGCAGCCAGCACCTCAGGACTGGTGCGCGTGACGGTGACCTCGGGGTCCAGGCGGGTCGACCTGGTGCTGCCCTCGGCCGTCCCGGTGGCCGAGCTGGTGCCGGAGCTGGCCCGCAGCGTCGGCCTGCTGGACGCCTCCACCGTCTACGGCGGATACCGCCTGGTCACCCAGGACGGGCGCCAGCTCAGCAACGACGCGGGCCTCTCCATCCAGGGCGTGGAGGACGGCGGGGTGCTGGCGGTGGCCGCCGGCTACCGCGACGAGCCGCAGCGCGTCTACGACGACGTGGTCGAGGCGATGGCGGACGTCGTGGAGCACGAGCTGAGCCCGTGGGAGCCCACCGCTGGCCGCCGTACCGCCCTGTGGGCGGCCTCGCTGCTCCTGGTGCTGGGCGCGGTCGCACTGCTCATGCAGGGCGACACCCTGCTGGGCGGGGTCGCGGCAGCCGTGATCGCCGGCCTGATGGTCACCGGCGCGGTCGTCCTGGCCCGTGCCCAGGACGAGCCCCAGGCGGCCGTCACGGTCGCGCTGCTCGCGTGCGTGTACGCCGCGGTGGCCGGTCTGGTGCTCGCGCCCGACGACCTCGGGTCGTGGCAGTGGCCGCTGCCGGACGGCCTCCTCGGCCTGCCCCTGGTGTGCGCCGGCATCGCCGTGCTGGCCACGGGTGCGGTCGCCGCGGTCGGCCTGGACGAGGGTCGTGTGCTGATCATCCCGGCCGTGGTGCTCGGCGCGCTCGTCGCGGCCGCCGGCACGGTGATCATGCTGCTGGACGCCGACCCGGCCGTGGTCATGACCGTGATGCTCACCGTCGTGGTGGTCCTGGGCAACGTCTTCCCCTGGCTGGCGCTGGGCGCCACCGGCACCAAGGTGGAGCAGATCTACACCCTCGCCGACGTGACCGCGGACCCCGACGAGATCGACCGCGACCGGGTCGCCGCCGACGCCCGGGTCGCGCACGAGATCCTGCTGGCCGTCGCCGCCACCGTGGGCGCCCTGCTGGTGCTGGTGGCGCCGCTGGCGGTCGGCCTGGGGGTCTCCGGGACCCTCCTGGTGGTGATGAGCTCGGTGGCCGTGATGCTCCGCACCCGTCAGTACCGCACCGGCTCCGAGGTGCTGGCCGGTCTGGTCTCGGGCATCGCGGGCCTGGTCGCGGTCGCGGTCTCGGTGCTGTTCCTGCACTCCGACTGGCGGGCCGCCTCGGCCATCGTGCTGGCAGTGGTGGGTGCGGTGCTGCTGGTGATGACCCTGGCCCCGCCGTCCGCCTCGGTGCGCCGCGGCCGGATCGGCGACGTGGTGGAGAGCGTCGCGCTGCTCTCGCTGCTGCCGTTGCTGGTGCTGGCCGTGGGCCTCTTCGAGCGGATCAGGGGCTGA
- a CDS encoding WXG100 family type VII secretion target: MSFDGIRVNHGVLEQAAADLKTYAGKIDNRLNDLEGQLKPLQSDWTGSAKESYHVAKTQWDKAIAEMIQLLEQVSVAVGESNTEYKNADARGAGRFA; this comes from the coding sequence ATGTCTTTCGACGGCATCCGCGTCAACCACGGCGTCCTCGAGCAGGCTGCGGCCGACCTCAAGACCTACGCCGGCAAGATCGACAACCGGCTCAACGACCTCGAGGGCCAGCTCAAGCCCCTGCAGTCGGACTGGACCGGTTCGGCCAAGGAGTCCTACCACGTGGCGAAGACCCAGTGGGACAAGGCGATCGCCGAGATGATCCAGCTCCTCGAGCAGGTCTCGGTCGCCGTGGGCGAGTCCAACACCGAGTACAAGAACGCCGACGCCCGAGGCGCCGGTCGCTTCGCCTGA
- a CDS encoding WXG100 family type VII secretion target, translated as MSESSGLSARERSLIDAATAVNSARSEVTQLCKGLSDRIAGMGQQWGGQGATAFHQLHTAWQEKQNKIVSALDNFEQSLQQTDKDNKATDEAQAQASSNLMNRLG; from the coding sequence ATGTCTGAATCTTCGGGGCTCTCAGCCCGCGAAAGGTCCTTGATCGACGCAGCGACCGCCGTGAACTCGGCGCGCAGCGAGGTCACGCAGCTCTGCAAGGGTCTCAGCGACCGCATCGCCGGGATGGGCCAGCAGTGGGGCGGCCAGGGAGCCACCGCGTTCCACCAGCTGCACACCGCCTGGCAGGAGAAGCAGAACAAGATCGTCAGCGCACTCGACAACTTCGAGCAGTCCCTGCAGCAGACGGACAAGGACAACAAGGCCACTGACGAGGCCCAGGCCCAGGCTTCCTCCAACCTCATGAACCGCCTCGGCTGA
- the eccCa gene encoding type VII secretion protein EccCa yields MSTALRNGHRLEAPEMPGGQIVLQPPPELQVNEGASGVLMNAIPMLGSLGSIVLVATMGGGGAGRGRSFLAAGMFLFATLGFIVVQIDRQRKQRAQQVTGSRTEYLRYLSGIRKVARDAAAQQRRALTWNHPEPTALPSLAEERTRVWEHGPGDPHFLHVRYGLCAQPLSLELIPPESAPVDQVDPAAASALHRLLVVHRTQPNLPASLDLRAFDRVEVCGPEDEARSAARAMICSATAFHNPEQLIVAVLCSEANLTHWDWVKWLPHAQSAQESDAVGPMRMVSTSLEDLGALLPPDLNDRPRFGADERPATPHILLVIDGGHLPPGNHVVPPDGLHGVTLLDLPARWDELEDASRLRLEFTDAPTSQDKCPVLALRLREEPVKALVDQCDLATAEAFARRLSPLHVVSTGSDEGSTDISGPSDFMELLGMGDVHTFDPTTSWRPRPARDRLRVPIGLGDGGSLIHMDIKESAQQGMGPHGLVIGATGSGKSEFLRTLVLGLAMTHPPEQLNMVLVDFKGGATFAGMSEMPHVSAVITNLSEELTLVDRMQDALSGEMVRRQELLRAAGNYASIRDYEKARAAGEDLAPCRRSSSASTSSPRCSPPSRSSSTCSWPSAAWAAPWASTCSWPPSAWRRDGCGAWSPTCPTGWVCAPSPPGSRAPSWASPTPTSCRRCRDWASSSPTSPRCCASRPPTSPARRPGAPG; encoded by the coding sequence TTGAGCACCGCACTGCGCAACGGGCACCGACTGGAGGCCCCGGAGATGCCCGGCGGCCAGATCGTGCTGCAGCCGCCCCCGGAGCTGCAGGTCAACGAGGGGGCCTCGGGCGTCCTGATGAACGCCATCCCGATGCTCGGCAGCCTCGGCTCGATCGTGCTCGTGGCCACCATGGGCGGCGGCGGTGCGGGCCGGGGACGCAGCTTCCTGGCCGCCGGCATGTTCCTCTTCGCCACCCTGGGGTTCATCGTCGTCCAGATCGACCGGCAGCGGAAGCAGCGGGCCCAGCAGGTCACCGGCTCGCGCACCGAGTACCTGCGCTACCTCTCCGGGATCCGCAAGGTGGCCCGCGACGCCGCGGCCCAGCAGCGCCGGGCGCTGACCTGGAACCACCCCGAGCCCACCGCACTGCCCTCGCTGGCCGAGGAGCGCACCCGGGTCTGGGAGCACGGTCCCGGAGACCCGCACTTCCTGCACGTGCGCTACGGGCTCTGCGCCCAGCCGTTGTCGCTGGAGCTGATCCCGCCGGAGAGCGCCCCGGTCGACCAGGTCGACCCGGCCGCCGCCTCCGCGCTGCACCGGCTGCTGGTGGTGCACCGCACCCAGCCCAACCTCCCGGCCTCCCTGGACCTGCGCGCCTTCGACCGCGTGGAGGTCTGCGGCCCCGAGGACGAGGCCCGGTCCGCGGCACGGGCGATGATCTGCTCCGCCACCGCCTTCCACAACCCCGAGCAGCTGATCGTGGCGGTGCTGTGCTCCGAGGCCAACCTGACCCACTGGGACTGGGTCAAGTGGCTGCCGCACGCCCAGAGCGCCCAGGAGTCCGACGCGGTCGGACCGATGCGCATGGTCAGCACCTCCCTGGAGGACCTCGGCGCGCTGCTGCCGCCGGACCTCAACGACCGCCCCCGCTTCGGCGCCGACGAGCGCCCGGCGACCCCGCACATCCTGCTGGTCATCGACGGCGGCCACCTCCCGCCCGGCAACCACGTGGTGCCGCCCGACGGGCTGCACGGCGTGACGCTGCTCGACCTGCCCGCGCGCTGGGACGAGCTCGAGGACGCCAGCCGGCTGCGGCTGGAGTTCACCGACGCCCCGACCTCCCAGGACAAGTGCCCGGTGCTGGCCCTGCGGCTGCGCGAGGAGCCGGTCAAGGCGCTGGTCGACCAGTGCGACCTGGCGACCGCCGAGGCGTTCGCCCGTCGTCTCTCCCCCCTGCACGTGGTCTCCACCGGCTCGGACGAGGGCAGCACCGACATCAGCGGGCCGTCGGACTTCATGGAGCTGCTCGGGATGGGCGACGTCCACACCTTCGACCCCACCACGTCGTGGCGCCCCCGCCCGGCCCGCGACCGGCTACGGGTGCCGATCGGCCTGGGCGACGGTGGCTCGCTGATCCACATGGACATCAAGGAGTCCGCCCAGCAGGGCATGGGGCCGCACGGGCTGGTGATCGGCGCCACCGGGTCCGGCAAGTCGGAGTTCCTGCGCACCCTGGTGCTCGGCCTCGCCATGACGCACCCGCCGGAGCAGCTCAACATGGTGCTCGTCGACTTCAAGGGCGGGGCGACCTTCGCGGGGATGTCGGAGATGCCGCACGTCTCCGCGGTGATCACCAACCTCTCCGAGGAGCTCACCCTCGTCGACCGCATGCAGGACGCCCTGTCCGGTGAGATGGTGCGCCGCCAGGAGCTGCTCCGCGCCGCCGGCAACTACGCCTCGATCCGCGACTACGAGAAGGCCCGCGCCGCCGGCGAGGACCTCGCCCCCTGCCGTCGCTCTTCATCTGCGTCGACGAGTTCTCCGAGATGCTCACCGCCAAGCCGGAGTTCATCGACCTGTTCGTGGCCATCGGCCGCCTGGGCCGCTCCATGGGCATCCACCTGCTCCTGGCCTCCCAGCGCCTGGAGGAGGGACGGCTGCGGGGCCTGGAGTCCCACCTGTCCTACCGGGTGGGTCTGCGCACCTTCTCCGCCGGGGAGTCGCGCACCGTCCTGGGCGTCCCCGACGCCTACGAGCTGCCGGCGGTGCCGGGACTGGGCTTCCTCAAGCCCGACCAGTCCACGCTGCTGCGCTTCAAGGCCGCCTACGTCTCCGGCCCGCCGGCCGGGCGCACCCGGGTGA